In one Bacteroidales bacterium genomic region, the following are encoded:
- a CDS encoding peptidylprolyl isomerase, whose translation MACGQVTKPESAKKTDQITESVVTPVEQPEEPPVQIPAASEQKLQKAVISTSFGDMIVILYDETPIHRDNFIKLVEEGYYNGTLFHRVIKDFMVQGGDPDSKNAPRDKPLGMGGPGYTLTAEFHPEFIHKKGALAAARQGDQMNPERRSSGSQFYIVQGKKITQAELNNIASRGGVFYTPEQIKIYEEIGGTPFLDQQYTVFGEVIEGLDVIDKIANAQTGNGNRPVNDLKMTIKLFNK comes from the coding sequence ATGGCATGTGGACAGGTTACTAAACCTGAATCTGCCAAAAAAACCGATCAAATCACTGAATCTGTAGTAACCCCGGTGGAACAACCCGAGGAGCCTCCTGTACAAATTCCTGCCGCATCTGAGCAAAAATTACAAAAGGCAGTAATTTCAACTTCGTTTGGAGACATGATTGTAATTCTTTATGACGAAACTCCAATTCACCGCGACAACTTCATTAAATTGGTAGAAGAAGGGTATTACAACGGAACACTCTTTCATCGTGTTATTAAGGATTTCATGGTGCAGGGCGGCGATCCTGATTCAAAAAATGCACCACGGGATAAACCGCTCGGGATGGGAGGACCGGGTTATACACTAACGGCCGAATTCCATCCTGAGTTTATCCATAAAAAAGGTGCACTGGCTGCTGCCCGGCAAGGCGACCAGATGAACCCCGAAAGAAGATCATCCGGATCACAGTTTTACATCGTTCAGGGTAAAAAAATCACACAGGCCGAGTTGAACAATATTGCCTCCCGCGGCGGTGTGTTTTATACCCCTGAGCAAATTAAAATTTATGAAGAAATTGGTGGTACTCCATTCCTCGACCAACAATACACAGTTTTTGGCGAGGTGATCGAAGGCCTTGATGTGATTGACAAAATTGCTAATGCGCAAACCGGCAATGGCAATCGCCCGGTTAACGATCTTAAGATGACGATCAAATTATTCAATAAATAA
- a CDS encoding ABC-F family ATP-binding cassette domain-containing protein, whose translation MNLLTVENLTKSFGEKILFENLSFGIEAGQKVALIARNGAGKSTLIKILAGEDTADSGRVTMGNDVTISYLPQNPLMDNQQTIIDYLFDSQNDLVRLVKHYEELISGRLENKEELNQVVSRMDELQAWNFESKIREILGRFDINDLNQPIGELSGGMRKKVALSKALIEEANFIIMDEPTNHLDITMIEWLENYLDRQNLSIFIVTHDRYFLDKVCNVILELDNQTIYRYKGNYAYFLEKKAERLAVEKAGIDKAKSLYSVELDWMRRQPQARATKAKAREDAFYAIEEKAKLKTENETREFNVQMQRLGGKILELNYISKKFGDQKILEDFTYTFNRGDRIGVVGKNGSGKSTLLRIIMGEMKPDKGKIVKGQTVEFGYFQQEGLPINEDKRIIDIIKDIAEQVEMKKGSMTPVQFLNYFNFHTDVHYNYFSKLSGGEKRKLYLLTVLLRNPNFLILDEPTNDLDIETLNKLEEFLLNYEGCLMIVSHDRYFMDHIVDHVFAFQGNGKVKDYYGNYSEFNRLIKLEEKNSKYLRDKNAEKPVAREKKPTNKPTYKQVKEFESLSEEIHSLEKEKEHLVNNMNQGKGTTENYREWSTRVGELIRLIDEKTDRWLELSEIVEGE comes from the coding sequence ATGAATTTACTTACAGTTGAAAACCTGACAAAGTCGTTTGGGGAAAAAATACTTTTCGAGAACCTCTCCTTCGGAATCGAAGCCGGCCAAAAAGTCGCCCTGATTGCCCGAAACGGAGCAGGAAAAAGCACTTTGATTAAAATCCTTGCGGGGGAAGATACAGCTGACTCAGGACGGGTAACCATGGGCAATGATGTCACCATTTCCTACCTCCCCCAAAATCCTTTGATGGATAATCAGCAAACCATCATTGATTATCTCTTTGATTCACAAAACGACCTGGTGAGGCTGGTTAAGCACTACGAGGAGCTGATAAGCGGCAGGTTGGAAAATAAAGAAGAACTCAACCAGGTGGTGAGCAGGATGGACGAACTTCAGGCCTGGAATTTCGAATCGAAGATCAGGGAAATACTCGGAAGATTTGATATCAATGATTTGAATCAACCCATTGGCGAACTTTCTGGTGGAATGCGCAAAAAAGTGGCACTCTCAAAAGCGCTGATCGAAGAAGCCAACTTTATCATCATGGATGAGCCTACCAATCACCTCGATATCACCATGATCGAGTGGCTCGAAAACTACCTTGACCGGCAAAACCTCAGCATCTTCATTGTCACACACGACCGCTATTTCCTTGATAAAGTCTGCAATGTGATTCTTGAACTGGACAATCAGACGATATACCGTTACAAGGGAAATTATGCCTATTTCCTGGAAAAGAAAGCTGAAAGACTGGCTGTGGAAAAAGCCGGGATAGACAAAGCAAAATCGCTTTACAGCGTCGAACTGGACTGGATGCGCCGGCAACCTCAGGCAAGGGCTACCAAGGCGAAAGCGAGGGAAGATGCATTTTATGCCATTGAGGAAAAAGCAAAACTGAAAACCGAAAACGAGACCAGGGAGTTTAATGTACAGATGCAACGCCTTGGAGGAAAAATTTTAGAGCTAAATTACATTTCCAAAAAATTTGGCGACCAAAAAATACTGGAAGATTTCACCTATACCTTCAACAGGGGCGACCGGATTGGAGTCGTCGGGAAAAACGGAAGCGGAAAATCCACACTCCTGCGGATCATCATGGGTGAAATGAAGCCCGACAAAGGCAAAATCGTTAAAGGTCAGACCGTTGAATTCGGCTATTTCCAACAGGAAGGGTTACCCATTAACGAAGACAAACGTATCATCGATATCATCAAAGACATTGCCGAGCAGGTGGAAATGAAGAAAGGAAGTATGACCCCGGTACAGTTTCTCAACTATTTCAACTTTCACACAGATGTACATTACAATTATTTTTCAAAGTTAAGCGGAGGCGAAAAACGTAAACTTTATCTTCTCACAGTTCTGCTTCGAAATCCCAATTTCCTGATCCTCGACGAACCCACCAATGACCTCGACATTGAAACCCTGAATAAATTAGAGGAGTTTCTGCTCAACTACGAAGGCTGCCTGATGATTGTTTCCCACGACCGCTATTTCATGGATCACATTGTAGATCATGTGTTTGCTTTCCAGGGAAATGGAAAGGTAAAAGATTATTACGGTAATTATTCAGAGTTCAACCGGTTAATCAAACTGGAGGAGAAAAACTCAAAATACCTTCGTGATAAGAATGCGGAAAAGCCTGTTGCAAGGGAAAAGAAACCAACAAACAAGCCTACTTATAAGCAAGTTAAAGAGTTTGAATCGTTATCAGAGGAAATTCATTCCCTGGAAAAAGAGAAAGAGCATTTAGTAAACAACATGAATCAAGGCAAAGGCACCACTGAAAATTACCGCGAATGGTCTACCAGGGTTGGTGAACTGATTCGCCTGATTGATGAAAAAACCGACCGTTGGCTGGAGTTGAGTGAGATTGTTGAGGGGGAGTAG
- a CDS encoding DMT family transporter: MKHQNKAYIYALTATLLWSTIGTAFKLTLRYISFADLLLIASLTSVFVLFLGLLSTGKIVLLKSLKRNDYLKAATLGALNPFLYYLVLLKAYELLLAQEAGTLNYIWPVVLVLLSIPLLRQKIGWLSVAAVLISFSGTIIIGTRGKLLELQFGNPVGVMLAVASAVFWALFWIFNVKDKKDELVKLFLNFCFGSLFVLFYVIFTSGLKVPNILGLTGAVYAGIIEMGITYILWLKALQLSATTAKVSNMVYLSPFISLIIIRFVVGEQILLSTIIGLMLIIGGITMQQLIPKPKVTTNDKHH, encoded by the coding sequence ATGAAACATCAGAATAAAGCCTATATCTATGCCCTTACAGCCACCCTGCTTTGGTCAACTATAGGAACGGCATTCAAGCTCACCCTTAGGTATATTTCATTTGCCGATTTGCTGTTGATCGCTTCTCTTACTTCTGTCTTCGTGCTTTTCTTGGGTTTGCTTTCGACCGGTAAAATTGTTCTTCTCAAAAGCCTAAAACGCAATGATTACCTGAAAGCTGCAACTTTAGGAGCATTAAATCCATTTTTATATTACCTGGTATTGCTGAAGGCTTACGAACTTCTTCTTGCGCAGGAAGCAGGAACCCTTAACTATATCTGGCCGGTGGTTCTTGTTCTTCTTTCCATACCGCTACTCAGACAAAAGATTGGCTGGCTGAGTGTTGCTGCTGTTCTCATCAGTTTTTCGGGAACTATTATTATAGGTACTCGTGGAAAACTTCTTGAACTGCAATTTGGCAATCCGGTGGGTGTGATGCTGGCTGTTGCAAGCGCAGTATTTTGGGCATTATTCTGGATTTTCAATGTAAAAGATAAAAAAGATGAATTGGTCAAGTTGTTTCTGAACTTCTGTTTTGGCTCACTGTTCGTTTTGTTTTATGTAATATTCACATCAGGGCTGAAAGTACCAAATATTTTGGGGCTAACAGGTGCTGTTTACGCCGGCATTATTGAGATGGGAATTACCTATATCCTTTGGCTAAAAGCCCTGCAGCTTTCTGCTACTACGGCTAAAGTATCTAACATGGTTTACCTTTCTCCATTTATTTCATTGATTATCATAAGGTTTGTTGTGGGTGAGCAAATTCTGCTATCCACAATCATTGGCCTGATGCTGATCATCGGAGGAATTACCATGCAACAACTGATTCCAAAACCAAAAGTGACGACCAATGATAAACATCACTGA
- a CDS encoding nuclear transport factor 2 family protein yields the protein MKKLLFFSGLAVLFLFCSCSCPKPEVVDADKEISEVKKVLDKYRYANENQDINVIEEIWCPNETIVSIGTEKGDRLVGFTQIQNVVQRQFETFSETYITPANQIVQIGEDGKTAWFSQTMNYNFILDGTAYSFKNLRYTGVLIKKEGKWKLVQTHMSIPYNPLKE from the coding sequence ATGAAAAAATTATTGTTCTTCTCAGGTTTAGCTGTCCTTTTTCTATTCTGTTCCTGTTCTTGCCCAAAACCGGAGGTAGTTGATGCGGATAAGGAAATCAGTGAAGTTAAAAAAGTCCTTGATAAATATCGTTATGCGAATGAAAATCAGGACATTAATGTAATCGAGGAAATCTGGTGTCCTAACGAAACGATAGTAAGCATTGGTACTGAAAAGGGTGACCGGCTTGTTGGATTTACACAAATTCAAAATGTTGTTCAGCGGCAGTTTGAGACCTTTTCTGAGACCTACATTACACCTGCAAACCAAATTGTACAGATTGGCGAAGATGGAAAAACCGCCTGGTTTTCGCAAACCATGAATTACAATTTCATTCTTGATGGAACAGCCTATAGCTTCAAGAACCTGCGCTATACAGGAGTTCTGATTAAGAAGGAGGGGAAGTGGAAATTGGTGCAGACACATATGTCCATCCCTTATAATCCATTAAAGGAATAA
- a CDS encoding peptidylprolyl isomerase: MKKLIALFVAMILIFAANLNAQDKMVKFIITTEYGDIKGVLFNDTPQHRDNFIKLVEQGWYNGSIFHRVINNFMIQGGQGTTGQVDPGYTIPAEILPQHFHKKGALAAARMGDNVNPLRASSGSQFYIVHGQILNDATLDAMAQRSGIQYTEDQRKAYTTVGGTPHLDGAYTVFGQIADGFDVIDKIAAVKTAPGDKPLEDVKMTIKIIK, encoded by the coding sequence ATGAAAAAGCTAATTGCTCTTTTTGTGGCAATGATTCTTATTTTTGCCGCCAATTTGAATGCACAGGATAAAATGGTAAAATTCATTATTACAACTGAATACGGTGACATAAAAGGAGTCCTCTTTAATGATACTCCTCAACATCGCGATAACTTTATTAAACTGGTGGAACAAGGCTGGTACAATGGCTCGATTTTTCACCGGGTAATTAACAACTTTATGATTCAGGGAGGCCAGGGCACAACCGGCCAGGTAGATCCGGGTTATACTATCCCCGCTGAGATTCTTCCCCAACATTTTCATAAAAAAGGTGCACTGGCTGCAGCACGGATGGGTGATAATGTCAACCCGTTACGAGCATCTTCAGGATCACAATTTTATATCGTTCACGGTCAAATTCTTAACGATGCCACCCTTGATGCTATGGCCCAGCGATCCGGGATTCAGTACACCGAAGATCAGCGCAAGGCTTACACTACAGTTGGCGGCACACCCCACCTCGATGGCGCCTACACTGTCTTCGGGCAAATTGCAGACGGTTTTGATGTGATTGATAAAATTGCAGCTGTGAAAACTGCTCCGGGGGACAAACCGCTGGAGGATGTAAAAATGACGATCAAAATTATCAAGTAA
- the pheS gene encoding phenylalanine--tRNA ligase subunit alpha, with protein sequence MKEKIEQLLREVDAFNTDSPEQIEVFRIQYLSKKGKIPLLFEAFKNVAPDERKTIGQALNILKTKAQDKYNQIKATISDKEMATTGVAIDLTRPVDFQNLGARHPLAIVRKQILDIFARIGYTVAEGPEIEDDWHNFSALNFPEEHPARDMQDTFFINDSDADASNRIALRTHTSSVQVRVMENSKPPIRVVAPGRVFRNEAISARAHCIFHQVEGLYIDHNVSFADLKQTLYYFATEMFGENTQVRFRPSYFPFTEPSAEMDISCKICGGAGCKICKYSGWVEILGCGMVDPSVLESCNIDSKEFTGLAFGMGIERITMLKYQIDDLRLFFENDLRFLKQFEGAV encoded by the coding sequence ATGAAAGAAAAAATTGAACAATTACTCCGGGAGGTTGATGCTTTCAACACGGATTCACCGGAGCAGATCGAAGTATTCCGTATACAATATTTGAGCAAAAAAGGAAAAATACCCCTGCTTTTCGAGGCATTTAAAAATGTAGCGCCAGATGAAAGAAAGACCATAGGGCAGGCGCTGAATATTTTAAAAACCAAAGCTCAGGATAAATATAACCAAATCAAAGCAACGATTTCGGATAAAGAAATGGCAACAACAGGCGTTGCAATTGATCTAACGCGCCCGGTTGATTTCCAGAATCTGGGAGCACGACACCCCCTCGCCATAGTACGAAAACAAATTCTTGACATCTTTGCCAGAATTGGCTATACCGTGGCTGAAGGACCTGAAATAGAGGATGATTGGCACAATTTCTCAGCACTCAATTTTCCTGAAGAACATCCCGCAAGAGATATGCAGGATACGTTTTTCATAAATGATTCTGATGCCGATGCCTCCAACAGGATCGCTTTGAGGACGCATACAAGTTCGGTGCAGGTGCGGGTTATGGAAAACAGCAAACCACCAATCAGGGTTGTCGCGCCAGGCAGGGTGTTTCGTAATGAAGCCATTTCTGCCCGTGCCCATTGCATTTTCCACCAGGTCGAAGGCCTTTATATTGATCACAATGTTTCCTTTGCCGACCTCAAACAAACACTGTACTACTTTGCTACCGAAATGTTTGGTGAAAATACACAGGTGCGTTTCAGACCGTCTTATTTCCCGTTTACCGAACCTTCAGCCGAAATGGATATTTCCTGCAAAATTTGTGGCGGAGCCGGATGCAAAATTTGCAAGTATTCCGGTTGGGTCGAAATCCTTGGTTGCGGAATGGTTGATCCCAGTGTGCTCGAAAGTTGTAATATCGACAGTAAAGAATTCACAGGCCTGGCCTTTGGTATGGGCATCGAACGCATAACTATGCTTAAATACCAGATTGATGATTTGCGGCTGTTTTTCGAAAACGACCTCCGCTTTCTTAAACAATTTGAAGGCGCTGTTTAA
- a CDS encoding inositol monophosphatase yields MNNNPNLEALTFQVIQLAKTITIYLKDEMNAFGNEAIEIKGLHNFVTYVDKIAEKKIIAALAEILPEAGFIAEETQDTKKGERYNWVIDPLDGTTNYIHGVPVFSVSIALLDGNEVVVGVVHEAVRDECFYAWKGGPAFLNGKTMKVSTAGKLNDSLMATGFPYYDYSKLDPYLKIFRHLMENTHGIRRLGSAAVDLAYVACGRFEGFYEYGLNSWDVAAGALIVKQASGKVTDFNGGTNFLFGREIIATNRLIHDEFLGIVKKYFCNSW; encoded by the coding sequence ATGAATAATAATCCAAATTTGGAAGCCCTAACATTTCAGGTAATCCAACTCGCCAAAACCATCACCATTTACCTGAAAGATGAAATGAATGCATTTGGCAATGAGGCCATCGAAATCAAAGGTTTGCACAATTTTGTGACTTATGTTGATAAAATCGCTGAAAAGAAAATCATAGCTGCATTAGCTGAAATTCTTCCCGAAGCTGGTTTTATAGCCGAAGAAACCCAGGACACAAAAAAGGGTGAACGATACAACTGGGTAATTGACCCGCTTGACGGTACAACGAATTACATTCATGGTGTCCCGGTTTTTTCGGTGAGCATTGCGCTGCTGGATGGCAATGAGGTTGTTGTTGGGGTGGTGCACGAGGCTGTACGCGATGAATGCTTCTACGCCTGGAAAGGAGGTCCGGCTTTTTTGAACGGGAAAACAATGAAAGTCAGCACTGCCGGAAAGTTGAATGACAGCTTGATGGCGACCGGATTTCCGTATTATGACTACTCAAAACTCGATCCCTATTTAAAGATTTTCAGGCATTTAATGGAAAACACACACGGCATCCGCAGGCTTGGATCGGCGGCTGTTGATCTGGCTTATGTTGCCTGTGGAAGGTTTGAAGGATTTTACGAATATGGCCTCAACAGTTGGGATGTCGCTGCCGGAGCACTTATTGTAAAGCAGGCCAGTGGTAAGGTTACCGATTTCAACGGTGGAACTAATTTTCTTTTTGGCAGAGAAATCATTGCCACAAATCGATTAATTCATGATGAATTTTTAGGAATTGTGAAGAAATATTTTTGCAATTCCTGGTGA
- a CDS encoding thymidine kinase, with the protein MFLEIKNETGSRRGWIEVICGSMFSGKTEELIRRLKRARIARQKVEIFKPAVDVRYDEENVVSHDANKISSTPVESSTQILLLANDVDVIGIDEAQFFDSELPSVCNQLANNGIRVIVAGLDMDFQGKPFGPIPALLATAEYVTKVHAICIECGNLAQYSHRIAGGTKLVELGEKESYEPLCRTCFQTQRQQKSSPKS; encoded by the coding sequence ATGTTTCTTGAGATAAAAAATGAAACAGGATCGCGCAGGGGGTGGATCGAAGTGATCTGTGGTTCGATGTTTTCGGGTAAGACCGAAGAACTGATCCGCAGGCTCAAACGTGCCCGGATTGCCCGGCAAAAAGTTGAGATTTTCAAACCGGCGGTTGATGTGCGTTACGACGAAGAAAATGTGGTTTCCCACGACGCCAACAAAATATCTTCTACCCCCGTTGAATCCTCAACACAAATACTCCTGCTGGCTAATGATGTGGACGTTATTGGCATTGACGAAGCCCAGTTTTTCGACAGTGAACTTCCATCTGTCTGCAATCAGTTGGCGAATAATGGCATTCGTGTTATCGTGGCCGGACTTGATATGGATTTCCAGGGAAAACCTTTTGGTCCTATACCCGCACTACTGGCTACCGCCGAATATGTGACCAAAGTCCACGCAATTTGTATAGAATGCGGTAACCTTGCTCAGTATTCGCACAGGATTGCCGGGGGCACAAAACTGGTAGAATTGGGTGAAAAGGAGAGTTACGAGCCACTTTGCCGCACTTGTTTCCAAACTCAGCGGCAACAAAAATCATCTCCAAAATCCTGA
- a CDS encoding iron-containing alcohol dehydrogenase, producing the protein MNNFTYYNPTKIIFGENTIAKITTEIPHHARILITYGGGSIKQNGIHKQVVSALKGFTFFEFGGIEPNPQYSTLMKAVEMCRKEKIDFLLPVGGGSVLDGTKFIAAAASFEGEPWDILEKGAKVESVIPFGAILTLPATGSEMNAFAVISRKEIGKKLAFGVPPLTNPRFSVLDPNFTRSLSRRQRGNGVVDAFVHVTEQYLTYPQNAPLQDRYAESVLKTLIEQGPAYLNHPEDMETASNVMWSATMALNGLLSCGVIPDWATHSIGHELTALHGIDHARTLAIVWPGMMRVMMPEKKVKLLQFAERVWNITEGSDANRIGNAISATEAFFNSLDVPTKLSDYQLDKTVVEKVIENLTANGFTALGEKKLVTPEKVREILIGRL; encoded by the coding sequence ATGAACAACTTCACCTATTACAATCCTACAAAAATCATTTTTGGGGAAAATACCATCGCTAAAATTACTACAGAAATTCCGCATCATGCCAGGATTTTAATTACTTATGGCGGCGGTTCGATCAAGCAAAATGGTATTCATAAACAGGTAGTTAGTGCCCTTAAAGGATTTACCTTCTTTGAGTTTGGCGGGATTGAACCCAACCCACAATACAGCACGCTGATGAAAGCTGTTGAAATGTGCCGCAAAGAAAAAATTGACTTCCTGCTTCCCGTTGGAGGGGGGTCGGTACTGGATGGAACAAAGTTCATTGCAGCAGCTGCATCATTTGAAGGGGAACCATGGGATATTCTTGAGAAAGGAGCTAAAGTCGAATCAGTAATCCCCTTCGGCGCGATTCTCACATTACCGGCTACCGGCTCCGAAATGAATGCATTTGCTGTGATTTCAAGGAAGGAGATCGGAAAAAAACTGGCTTTTGGTGTCCCTCCGCTTACTAATCCAAGATTTTCAGTACTCGATCCCAACTTCACCCGTTCACTTTCACGTCGTCAGCGCGGTAATGGTGTGGTTGACGCGTTTGTACACGTTACCGAACAATACCTCACTTATCCGCAAAACGCTCCGTTACAGGACCGTTATGCCGAATCGGTGCTGAAAACACTTATCGAACAGGGTCCTGCTTACCTGAATCATCCGGAAGACATGGAAACCGCATCGAATGTGATGTGGAGCGCTACCATGGCGCTCAATGGACTGCTCTCCTGTGGAGTGATACCCGATTGGGCAACCCACAGTATTGGCCATGAACTAACAGCCCTCCATGGCATTGACCACGCCCGAACTCTTGCCATTGTATGGCCGGGTATGATGCGCGTGATGATGCCCGAGAAAAAAGTAAAACTGTTGCAATTTGCCGAAAGAGTCTGGAATATTACCGAAGGTAGCGACGCTAATCGCATCGGAAATGCTATTTCAGCAACCGAAGCATTTTTCAACAGTCTCGACGTCCCAACGAAATTATCCGATTATCAGCTTGATAAAACGGTTGTTGAAAAAGTGATTGAAAATCTTACCGCCAACGGCTTTACTGCATTGGGTGAAAAGAAGCTTGTCACCCCCGAAAAGGTTAGAGAAATTTTAATTGGAAGGTTGTAG